The ANME-2 cluster archaeon genome includes a region encoding these proteins:
- a CDS encoding RND family transporter: protein MKDTFRKLGIFIEDNTIPIVLLAILLIVISINGTQYIEMSSGTETFVEKTSKLYQDFDHLYLRIFATESIAVLVEGGDVTTPEALKAIDRLQQQVMTIPGVVGTASAAMVIKDTNYQMTGQRTLPDSQVEIESIIASRSSDIGMLIPDKTHTIIWVEMAGDSTDNEMIEILRETEMAVTQSNFPPSYGVIVTGDPAFMIAMNNEMTTSMAPLLMISAVLMIVVLYLVFRHVRWKLLPLPIVLLGIIYTFGAMGYLRIPLSMVSMSAFPVLIGLGIDYAIQFHNRIEEELEKGEDEAQAVIETIKHTGPAVLIALTITALGFFSLFTSSVPMIQDFGKLLLIGIIMCFLSSLFVGVTVIYGLDRLIKKKNNMKNHRKNFNNALKQKTNPSIARIDPPVSKIELFLKKTTILSVNHPILVLGIAGLLCFSGLYADSFVPIQTDVKTFVPQDMPALVDLTHLGDIIGGTDALNIIIKVDDSADPEVLRWMDEFSTHEVERRARIYDASSIVPIVKSMNGGSIPDNSADIERIYQQIPAMQKDRYIHGKNMLLMDLGIGNAIGDIGLKGVSELTGIVQDDIAWMSPPPGVEVTITGNSVVFTTVIWSLTSGRVAMTLTGLILVFLGLLVIYRDWLKALTPVITMFMVIGWAGGIMYFTGIDYTPMTATLGALILGVGSEYAVLMMERYYEERDKGINPVEAMEAASSKIGKAIVASGLTTIFGFSALIASPFSMNRNFGLVTVLDVTLALVATFIVFPAVIVKLDEWREKRGALDASTGYRDRSIFNSRDVDAQ, encoded by the coding sequence ATAAAAGACACATTTCGCAAACTGGGTATTTTCATAGAAGACAACACCATCCCAATTGTCCTGTTAGCGATATTGCTTATTGTGATTTCAATAAATGGTACCCAGTACATTGAAATGAGTTCGGGCACAGAGACCTTTGTGGAAAAAACATCAAAACTGTACCAGGATTTTGACCACCTTTACCTGAGAATCTTTGCAACCGAATCAATAGCAGTACTTGTCGAAGGCGGAGATGTAACAACACCTGAAGCACTGAAAGCAATTGACAGGCTTCAACAGCAGGTAATGACCATACCGGGAGTGGTGGGGACTGCCAGTGCGGCCATGGTCATCAAGGATACCAACTACCAGATGACAGGCCAGCGCACACTCCCTGACAGCCAGGTGGAGATAGAATCTATCATAGCAAGCCGGTCATCAGATATTGGTATGCTCATCCCCGACAAAACCCACACCATTATCTGGGTGGAAATGGCAGGCGACTCCACAGACAATGAAATGATAGAAATACTGCGCGAGACCGAAATGGCGGTTACCCAATCCAATTTCCCGCCATCCTATGGTGTCATTGTGACCGGAGACCCCGCATTCATGATAGCCATGAACAACGAGATGACCACAAGCATGGCTCCCCTGCTCATGATATCTGCAGTACTTATGATAGTGGTGCTGTACCTGGTGTTCAGGCATGTCCGCTGGAAACTCCTTCCACTCCCTATCGTCCTCCTCGGTATCATCTACACCTTCGGAGCAATGGGATACCTGCGAATCCCTCTCAGCATGGTATCCATGTCCGCATTTCCGGTACTTATCGGACTTGGCATAGATTACGCCATCCAGTTCCACAACCGGATAGAAGAAGAACTGGAGAAAGGCGAAGATGAAGCACAGGCCGTCATAGAGACCATCAAACACACCGGACCGGCGGTGCTTATTGCCCTGACAATCACAGCTCTTGGTTTCTTTTCACTGTTCACCTCATCTGTCCCTATGATACAGGATTTCGGAAAACTCCTTCTTATCGGCATAATCATGTGCTTTTTGTCATCGCTGTTTGTAGGCGTGACGGTCATATATGGACTTGACAGGTTAATTAAAAAGAAGAATAATATGAAGAACCATCGAAAGAACTTCAATAATGCCCTAAAACAGAAAACCAACCCATCAATTGCACGCATTGACCCGCCTGTCAGCAAGATCGAGCTTTTCCTGAAAAAGACCACCATCCTTTCAGTCAATCATCCCATCCTTGTACTCGGGATTGCTGGACTATTGTGTTTTTCCGGTCTTTATGCTGATTCTTTCGTCCCCATCCAGACCGACGTAAAAACCTTTGTGCCCCAGGATATGCCCGCACTCGTTGACCTGACCCATCTTGGCGACATCATCGGCGGGACCGATGCCCTGAACATTATAATAAAGGTGGACGATTCGGCAGATCCTGAAGTGCTCAGGTGGATGGATGAATTCAGCACCCATGAAGTTGAAAGAAGGGCGCGCATATACGATGCATCAAGCATTGTACCCATTGTAAAATCAATGAACGGGGGCAGCATACCTGATAATAGCGCCGATATCGAACGAATATACCAGCAAATACCGGCAATGCAGAAGGACCGCTACATTCATGGCAAGAATATGCTGTTGATGGATCTGGGCATAGGCAATGCCATCGGTGATATCGGTTTAAAAGGTGTCAGTGAATTGACAGGAATAGTACAGGATGATATTGCATGGATGTCCCCGCCGCCGGGGGTGGAGGTAACAATAACAGGGAATTCCGTGGTGTTCACCACCGTGATATGGTCGCTCACGTCAGGCCGTGTAGCCATGACCCTTACCGGGCTTATACTGGTGTTTTTAGGCTTGCTCGTGATATACCGGGACTGGCTCAAAGCCCTCACCCCTGTCATAACCATGTTCATGGTAATCGGATGGGCAGGCGGTATCATGTATTTTACCGGCATAGATTATACTCCAATGACCGCAACCCTGGGTGCGCTTATCCTGGGGGTTGGTTCTGAATATGCCGTCCTGATGATGGAGAGGTACTATGAAGAACGCGATAAAGGCATAAACCCGGTCGAAGCTATGGAGGCTGCAAGTTCAAAAATAGGGAAGGCCATTGTTGCATCCGGCCTGACCACCATCTTTGGATTTTCTGCACTTATAGCATCGCCATTTTCCATGAACCGTAATTTCGGTCTTGTGACTGTCCTGGACGTGACACTGGCACTGGTTGCAACATTTATTGTTTTCCCTGCAGTTATTGTGAAGCTGGACGAGTGGCGGGAGAAGAGAGGGGCACTTGATGCGAGTACCGGATACAGGGATAGGTCAATATTTAATTCACGGGATGTGGATGCCCAGTGA
- a CDS encoding NAD-binding protein, translating to MGDVIKEVKSKQLYAILGSGGMGVAVAKELEGKNISIIFVEKDASKAETLKDQGYDVEIGDISDYETIGALDVLNIDIAFILSSDSEANLKALTHLKKLKPDIYTVSRVNDQNNKDRMEAAGVDLAVLPARAAAQVLVQAVERASILKKAHELQRVIKKMGKGKLGIVVHNNPDPDAISGAMALKVIAETVGVDSKIIYSGLIGHQENKAFVNLLDIDIERIEEYDPSKFSSLALFESTIPGMNNLLPSDVRANIVIDHHPVGTTEVKADFIDIQPDIGASATIMTTYLKELGLKVNSNLATALLYGIRVDTHEFKKNATQSDLNAAAFLYPLVDHEILSQIETPSMSTETLDIMGYAIKNRQVNGSYLISNVGTIRDRDALPQAADYLLNLEGVTTTIIFGLTEDNIHLSGRTKDVRVNVGEVMREAFGKEYGGGHATSAGAQIPLGVFSGTKDKHTLMKLVDEAVVKKLFEVIGMEMDGKETEKEE from the coding sequence ATGGGGGATGTCATAAAAGAAGTAAAATCAAAACAACTGTATGCAATTCTGGGCAGCGGTGGTATGGGAGTTGCTGTTGCAAAAGAATTGGAAGGAAAGAATATAAGTATAATATTTGTTGAAAAGGACGCCAGTAAAGCTGAGACTCTGAAAGACCAGGGTTATGATGTAGAAATTGGTGACATCAGCGATTATGAGACCATCGGTGCTCTTGATGTGTTGAACATTGATATAGCGTTCATTTTGAGTTCGGATAGTGAGGCGAACCTCAAGGCATTGACGCACCTGAAGAAATTAAAACCGGACATCTATACGGTATCCAGGGTCAATGACCAGAACAATAAAGACCGTATGGAGGCTGCAGGTGTGGATTTGGCCGTATTGCCTGCAAGGGCTGCCGCCCAGGTTTTGGTACAGGCAGTGGAACGGGCATCTATCCTGAAGAAAGCTCATGAACTTCAGAGGGTCATTAAAAAAATGGGGAAAGGTAAACTGGGTATCGTAGTACATAACAACCCGGACCCGGATGCCATATCTGGTGCAATGGCCCTGAAAGTTATTGCAGAAACCGTTGGCGTGGATTCAAAGATCATATACAGCGGTTTGATAGGGCACCAGGAGAACAAGGCGTTTGTAAACCTGCTGGATATTGACATTGAGCGGATAGAAGAATATGACCCTTCCAAGTTCTCAAGCCTTGCCCTGTTTGAAAGTACCATCCCAGGTATGAATAACCTTTTGCCCTCGGATGTGCGGGCTAACATTGTTATCGATCATCATCCTGTAGGCACAACTGAAGTAAAGGCTGATTTCATTGATATCCAGCCTGATATCGGGGCCAGTGCTACGATAATGACCACGTATCTCAAAGAGCTGGGTCTCAAGGTAAACAGTAATCTTGCAACAGCTCTGCTCTATGGCATCAGAGTGGATACTCATGAATTCAAGAAAAATGCCACCCAATCTGACCTGAATGCTGCAGCTTTCCTGTACCCGCTGGTGGACCATGAGATATTGAGCCAGATAGAGACACCATCCATGTCCACTGAGACCCTTGATATAATGGGGTATGCTATCAAGAACAGGCAGGTGAACGGTAGTTACCTGATATCCAATGTGGGTACAATCAGGGACCGTGATGCTTTGCCCCAGGCAGCAGATTACCTGCTGAATCTTGAAGGTGTGACCACGACAATTATTTTCGGACTGACCGAGGACAATATTCATCTATCCGGCAGGACCAAAGATGTGAGGGTCAATGTAGGGGAAGTTATGCGTGAAGCTTTCGGTAAGGAATATGGCGGTGGGCATGCCACATCTGCTGGCGCACAGATACCATTGGGTGTTTTTAGCGGTACAAAGGATAAGCACACTCTTATGAAACTGGTCGACGAGGCAGTAGTTAAAAAACTATTTGAAGTTATTGGTATGGAAATGGATGGAAAAGAAACCGAAAAGGAAGAATAA
- a CDS encoding DUF1624 domain-containing protein, protein MDKVADERFWEIDFLRGIAILLMIIFHALYDFNFFGSYNFDLDSGLWVYVGRSSAIMFIFVVGISLTLSRSRATGMNIPKPELYQKFLKRGVRIFSWGLLITLITWLFLRDGVIVFGILHFIGLSIILAYPFLGLRTYNLLIGAGIIVSGLYLSEFAFHFPWLLWLGFIPYGFHTLDYFPVLPWFGVTLVGIFAGNSLYPDHTRKFEIKDLTWFFPVRLFCMLGRRSLLIYLIHQPILIALLYLLGFVDIGILF, encoded by the coding sequence ATGGATAAGGTTGCAGACGAAAGGTTCTGGGAAATTGACTTCCTTCGCGGAATTGCGATACTCCTGATGATCATTTTTCATGCACTCTATGACTTCAATTTCTTTGGCAGCTATAACTTTGATCTCGATTCAGGACTATGGGTCTATGTAGGGCGCTCATCTGCCATTATGTTCATTTTTGTGGTAGGAATATCCCTGACCCTGAGTCGCTCAAGAGCAACAGGAATGAATATCCCGAAACCGGAGCTCTATCAAAAATTCCTGAAAAGGGGTGTCCGGATATTTTCATGGGGTCTTTTGATCACCCTCATCACATGGCTCTTTTTGAGAGATGGCGTTATTGTGTTTGGAATACTTCATTTCATCGGGCTTTCCATCATTCTGGCATATCCCTTTTTGGGATTGCGCACATACAACCTGCTGATAGGTGCTGGCATCATTGTTTCTGGTCTGTATTTAAGCGAATTTGCATTTCATTTCCCCTGGCTGCTGTGGCTGGGTTTTATCCCTTACGGATTCCACACTCTCGACTATTTCCCGGTCCTACCCTGGTTCGGTGTAACCCTGGTCGGTATATTTGCCGGCAATTCATTGTACCCGGACCACACGCGAAAATTTGAAATCAAAGACCTCACCTGGTTTTTCCCGGTACGATTGTTCTGCATGCTTGGCAGACGATCATTGCTTATATACCTGATCCATCAGCCAATACTGATAGCATTGCTCTACCTTCTGGGTTTTGTGGATATTGGGATATTGTTTTGA
- the thiC gene encoding phosphomethylpyrimidine synthase ThiC, with protein sequence MSNTIMEYARQGHITPAIKAAATAEGLEPVRITRLIAQGRVVIPGNLAREHILPMAVGECISTKVNANIGTSQVHADVEEEMNKARTAIQYGADTVMDLSTGDDIDSVRRRLLKEIEAPIGTVPIYQAASACTSVLDMTTDDMFNALRKHVEDGVDFITVHAGVTAKALEHLRAEGRILDIVSRGGSFMAAWMLHHGRENPYYAEFDYLLEIVKEFDVTLSLGDGMRPGCTADASDRCMFEEVITLGELVQRSRAAGVQAMVEGPGHVPLDQIEPAVRSIKNICDGAPLYLLGPLVTDLAPGYDHITAAIGGAVAGMAGADFLCMTTPAEHLALPSVEDIREGAVVTKIAAHAIDLVKAGQRQHAQAQDNEMARVRRDLDWEGQFKLAIDPERAMAIHSRCRDVETCSMCGELCSIKLMRDVLGKK encoded by the coding sequence ATGTCAAATACAATTATGGAATATGCCAGACAGGGGCATATTACTCCTGCAATAAAGGCCGCTGCAACCGCTGAAGGGCTGGAACCGGTAAGAATTACCCGGCTTATCGCACAGGGCAGGGTAGTTATTCCCGGAAATCTAGCGCGTGAACACATCCTGCCAATGGCAGTGGGTGAATGTATCTCAACAAAGGTCAATGCCAATATCGGTACTTCACAGGTACATGCAGATGTGGAAGAAGAGATGAACAAAGCCAGGACTGCAATACAGTATGGTGCCGATACGGTCATGGACCTGTCCACAGGAGACGATATCGATAGTGTGAGACGACGGCTGTTAAAAGAGATCGAAGCTCCAATTGGCACCGTCCCTATATACCAGGCAGCAAGCGCATGCACATCTGTGCTGGATATGACCACAGACGATATGTTCAATGCATTACGCAAACACGTCGAAGATGGTGTTGATTTCATTACCGTACATGCCGGTGTTACCGCAAAGGCCCTGGAGCATTTAAGGGCAGAGGGCAGGATACTGGATATAGTCAGCCGGGGCGGTTCGTTCATGGCCGCATGGATGCTGCACCACGGGCGCGAGAATCCTTATTATGCCGAGTTCGACTATTTGCTGGAAATTGTGAAGGAATTCGATGTTACCCTGAGCCTGGGAGATGGTATGCGGCCCGGGTGTACCGCCGATGCTTCTGACCGCTGCATGTTCGAAGAGGTCATCACCCTGGGCGAGCTGGTGCAAAGGTCAAGGGCCGCAGGGGTACAGGCAATGGTGGAAGGACCGGGGCATGTACCGCTGGACCAGATAGAACCGGCTGTACGCTCCATCAAGAACATCTGCGACGGTGCACCGCTGTACCTGCTGGGCCCGCTGGTCACTGACCTGGCCCCTGGCTACGACCATATCACAGCCGCCATTGGCGGCGCGGTAGCAGGAATGGCAGGAGCCGATTTTTTGTGCATGACCACGCCAGCGGAACACCTGGCATTACCCAGTGTGGAGGATATCCGGGAAGGGGCTGTGGTGACGAAGATCGCCGCTCATGCCATTGACCTGGTGAAGGCAGGACAACGCCAGCATGCGCAGGCACAGGATAATGAAATGGCCCGGGTGCGGCGTGACCTGGACTGGGAAGGACAGTTTAAACTGGCCATAGACCCGGAGCGAGCGATGGCAATACACTCAAGGTGCAGGGACGTGGAAACCTGCAGCATGTGCGGTGAGTTATGCTCCATTAAACTTATGCGGGATGTACTGGGAAAGAAATAA
- a CDS encoding TetR/AcrR family transcriptional regulator translates to MSLREKKKLDTKNKIFEVSGRLFKANGYENTTVDEITKVAGIAKGTFFNYFPTKETLLIYFGEQKAELIYNLIEKETMKSIPIKEKIKNLLVFLAESYEKDKALTKLLMFEYHRNIIQIGFKPDEPKNSIHRFGKILCDFLEEGVKKRDIKDHINVKKAAENLIAIYFHSLIMWLKSESDYSFSSDISEKIDMIFEGIGS, encoded by the coding sequence ATTTCCCTACGTGAGAAAAAGAAACTGGACACAAAAAACAAGATTTTTGAAGTATCTGGAAGATTATTTAAAGCAAATGGATACGAAAATACCACTGTTGATGAGATTACAAAAGTAGCTGGAATCGCTAAAGGTACATTTTTTAATTATTTTCCGACAAAAGAAACACTCCTCATATACTTTGGAGAGCAAAAAGCAGAGCTGATTTACAATCTTATTGAAAAAGAAACCATGAAAAGCATTCCTATCAAAGAAAAAATAAAGAATTTACTGGTATTTCTGGCAGAAAGCTATGAAAAAGACAAAGCACTTACAAAATTGTTGATGTTTGAATATCATCGAAATATAATACAAATTGGTTTTAAACCTGATGAACCGAAAAATAGTATTCATCGCTTTGGCAAAATTCTTTGTGATTTTCTTGAAGAAGGTGTAAAAAAAAGAGACATAAAAGATCATATTAATGTCAAGAAAGCAGCTGAAAATCTCATAGCGATTTATTTTCATTCCCTGATCATGTGGTTGAAATCAGAGAGTGATTACTCTTTTTCCAGTGACATATCTGAAAAGATAGATATGATATTCGAAGGTATCGGAAGTTGA